Genomic segment of Prochlorococcus marinus CUG1433:
CAGGTCAGCACGGCCAAGCCCGTCGCAAGCGATCAGAATATGCAATTCGTCTAGAAGAAAAGCAGAAACTTAGGTTTAATTATGGAGTTTCTGAAAAACAACTAGTTCGCTATGTTAAAAAAGCTAGAGCTCAAGAAGGATCTACAGGAACTAACCTACTAAGACTTTTAGAAAACAGACTTGATAATGTTTGTTTTAGATTAGGTTTTGGAGGTACCATTCCAGGCTCAAGACAATTAGTAAATCATGGCCATGTAACCGTTAATGGAAAGGTTCTTGATATTGCTGGTTATCAATGCAAATCAGGCGATGTAATCGGAATTAAAGAAAACAAAGCAAGCAAAAAACTTGTAGAAGGTAATATAGAATTCCCTGGTTTAGCAAATGTTCCGCCTCATCTTGATTTAGACAAACCTAAATTGACGGGGAAAATAAATGGGAAATGCGATAGAGAGTGGGTGGCTCTTGAAATAAACGAACTACTAGTTGTTGAATATTATTCAAGAAAAGTTTAATACTACTTTTCTTTGGATTAATAAATCTCTCATAAAAAAATGAGAGATTTAATTTAATTCTTATTTTTAAAATAATGGAAAATAAGGAAAATAATATAAAAAAACCAGGTTTTAAGACCTTATCTATTCACCATGGGGATACATTTGCAGAAGAAACCGGATGCGTTATGCCTCCTATTTTTTCTACATCTACTTTCAAACATGGAAATAAAGATAATTTCGACTACACAAGATCAGGCAATCCAAACTTTAGAATTCTAGAAAGCGTCCTTAAATCAATAGAGGATTCTAAATACTGTACAGTTTTTGGATCTGGAATTAGTGCGGTAACTGCAATTTCATCAACACTAAAATCAGGTGACAAGATACTCTGCGAGTCAAATCTCTATGGTTGTACAGTGAGGATGTTCGAAAAAGTTTTCAAGAAATTTGGACTAGAAGTTTTATACACAGATTTTACAAACGAAAATAATATCAAAAAGATTTCATACTTCGAGCCAACCTTGATATGGCTAGAAAGTCCAACTAATCCTCTTTTGAAGGTACTTGATATTAAGGCGATTTGTGATGAAGCGAATAAACTACAAATCCCAGTAGTTGTAGACAACACCTTTTCAACGGCACTTATTCAAAAACCATTGGACCTAGGTGCAACTCTATCACTTGTAAGCACAACAAAATTCATTAATGGACATAGTGATGCACTTGGTGGAGCAGTACTGACGAATAATGAGGTATGGAATAGTAAGATGCTTTTCTCCCAAAAAGCTCTAGGGCTTCAACCATCTCCTTTTGATAGTTGGCTCATTACGAGAGGATTAAAAACTCTTCCTTTAAGGATCGAACAACAAACGCAAAGTGCAAAATTAATTTCTGAAGAATTAGAAAATCATAAAATAATTAGTAAAATAATTTATCCTTTTAATCAAAAACATCCTCAATTTAATTTAGCGAAATCGCAAATGAGATCTGGAGGTTCGATGATCACCATAAAATTAAATTTAAATAAAGAGGATACTTTTAAATTTTGCAAATCTCTCAAATATTTCTCTCTAGCAGAAAGCCTTGGAGGAGTTGAAAGTTTAATTTGTCACCCAGCAACAATGACTCATGCTTCTCTTGATGATAAAACAAAAAATCTTTTGGGGATAGATGATGCTCTTGTCAGATTATCGATAGGATGTGAAGAAACAAAGGATTTAATCTCAGACATATCATTTGCTTTAAATAAATTCTGAAAATTGAGAGATTTACTTAAAAACCCTATATGGAAAAATGTAGAGTTGGGATATTCTATTCCTGATAGTATTCATGCCGTTTCTGTAGCATTACCAACTTGGAATGATGTAATAAATTACGAGGAAAAAAATCAAGAATGCATGAATTTATTGAAGTCCATTTACCCAAGATTCGGGCTAAACCCCATAGTGAAAAGATTATGTGAAAAAGTAAAAAAGGAAAATTACTATAACAATAAAAGTATCTGGCCATATCCGAATGAAAGCATAGCTTTTAAAGCAAAAAAATTCATTGATAGAAATACTTCTGAACAATTCTCATTAATAGAAAAAAGAGATAATTTAGCTTTCTTAATAACTGAAAAAGAAGGAAGTATTTATGCGAAATCTTTTTGGCAACATACTGGTCTTGGCATATCTTCAAGGGCTGCTGCTGTAGAACTAGGTCTAGAAGATTGCCCTCCAAAAACTTACGTGAATGAATGTTCTCAAAGAATAAAAAATAGAATTTCTAAATCTACAAAAATTAACTCTAACGATATTCACTTAACTTCGTCTGGAATGTCTGCATTACATACATCATTAGAAATCATATATAAATTATTTCCAGCTAAACCAACACTCCAAATTGGTTTTCCATATGTAGATGTACTTAAATTACCAATGAATATCTTTCATGGAGCCAAGTTAATTACAGAAGAAAATTGTGAGGATATTGAATTTGAAATTAAAAGCATAGATCCATCAGCATTAATTATTGAACTACCGAGTAATCCAATGCTCAAATGTGTAAACATTAAAAAAATTTCAAAAATAGCAAAAAAGTTAAATATTCCCTTAATTGTTGACGATACAATTGGTTCAAATTTAAATATAAACTCCCTAAAACATGCAGATATAGTTTTTACTTCACTTACAAAAATTTTTTCAGGTAGTGGTGATATTCTTGCCGGATCATTAATACTAAATCCACACAGCAAATGGATTGATCAATTTAGAAATGCATTAAACGAGATTAATCTTCCAACACTTTCCGATGGAGATATAGTTTATCTAGAAAAAGTTAGTAGAGATGTAAATCAAAGAGTTTTTGAACAAAATAAAGCATGTTTAGAATTAAAAAAAAGATTAGAGACCCATAGCGAGATTAAAAATATTTTCCATCCTGAAAATTGTCCAAATTTTAATTCTTTACTTACTTCTGAAGGAGGATACGGCTGCTTATTATCATTTGAATTAAATGGAGGATTAAACAAAGCTAAGAAATTTTATGATTCTCTTCAAGTATCTAAAGGACCTAGTTTAGGTACAAAATTTACTCTAGTTTGTCCTTATGTTTTACTAGCTCATTATGACGAATTGGATTGGGCTGAAAGTTTTGGTATACCCTCACACCTTATTAGAGTATCAGTTGGTTTAGAAGACCTAGATCAATTATGGGAAAGCTTTTCTAAAGCACTAAATAATTTATAAATTCCTAGTATTTACCGTATAGAAACTTATATACTCTTTTTCTGAATAATAGTTAGTATTAATATATATTTTCTCAATATATAAATGGCAAAAATTTATGAGGACAATAGTTTTGCTATTGGAAACACTCCATTAGTAAAATTAAAATCAGTTACTAAAAACGCAAAAGCTACAGTACTTGCAAAAATTGAAGGAAGAAACCCCGCTTATAGTGTCAAATGTAGAATTGGCGCAAATATGATCTGGGATGCAGAGAAAAGTGGGAAACTTACAAAAGACAAAACTATTGTTGAGCCAACTTCTGGTAATACAGGAATTGCTCTAGCTTTTACGGCTTCAGCAAGAGGTTATAAACTCATCCTTACAATGCCAGAATCCATGTCAATTGAAAGAAGAAGGGTTATGGCAGTGTTAGGTGCTGAAATTGTTTTAACAGAGGCATCAAAAGGTATGCCTGGAGCAATAGCTAAGGCTAAAGAAATTGCAGAAAGTAATCCATCTCAATATTTCATGCCTGGTCAATTTGATAATCCAGCAAACCCTGAAATTCATTTCAAAACTACAGGACCAGAAATCTGGGATGATTGCGATGGTGAAATTGATGTCCTAGTTGCAGGGGTTGGAACTGGCGGCACAATTACAGGAGTTTCAAGATACATTAAGCAAGAGAAGGGTAAGAATATTACTTCTGTAGCTGTTGAACCATCACACAGTCCTGTTATTACACAGACAATGAATGGAGAAGAGGTTAAATCCGGACCACATAAAATCCAAGGAATTGGAGCAGGATTTATTCCTAAGAACCTTGACTTATCAATTGTTGACAAGGTTGAACAAGTAACAAATGACGAATCAATCGAGATGGCTCTTAGGTTAGCTAAAGAGGAAGGTCTATTAGTAGGAATATCTTGTGGAGCTGCCGCTGCTGCTGCTGTTAGATTAGCTGAACAAGATGAATATGCGGGGAAGACAATTGTGGTTGTTCTACCTGATTTAGCGGAGAGGTATTTATCATCAATTATGTTTACTGAAGTTCCAAGCGGAATCATTCAAGAACCAGTCAAAGCCTAAATCTATTTTTTCTCCAGTAGTGAATCTGGTGAAATATACATCGCATCGCCATAAGAGAAGAATCTAAATTTTTCTTTTATGGCTTTCTTATACAAATCTAATAATCTTTCTCTACCAATCATTGCACTTACTAAAAGTAATAATGAACTTTTAGGGAGATGAAAATTAGTTAATAATCCATCAACTACCTTAAATTTATAACCTGGCTTAATTACTAAATCTACGTATTTAGCTATGGGAATTAAGTCATTAATTTCGTGAGAATAACAACTTTCAAGAGCTCTTACGCTTGTCGTACCAATAGCAATTATTTTTCTATCTGTTTTCTTTATTCTTTTTATTTCCTCCACTACTTCCTTATTAACACTTACCCATTCTTTATGAAGTTTTAAGTTACTTAAATCTTCTTGATCAATTGGTTTGAATGTTCCATAACCCACGTGCAAAGTTATCGGTAAGATTATTACTCCTTTTTTTTTTAGATTGGAAATAAGACTTTTGCTTAAGTGTAAACCAGCTGTTGGTGCAGCAACTGCCCCCGGATTAGTTGCATACTCAGTTTGATAACTTTTCTCATGAAAAGATTCTTCTTCGGAATTTTTTATATAAGGAGGGAGTGGGATCTCCCCGAATTTATCAAGAAGTTCATTCATTGAATTGAGACAAGTTATATTTTCCGGAAATTTAATAAATCTCCCTCCAGTTTCTTCATCAACTCCATCAACAATCAAATTAATATCTTGTGCTAAAGGAGATTTTAATTTTAATTTATTATTGATTTTTAACTTTTTCGCTGGCTTTGCCAAACATAACCAAACACATTCATGGGATCTTTCTAAAACTAATAATTCAACTAATGTCTTATTTTCTAATTCAACCTTTAACCTAGCTTTCATAACTTTAGTATTATTTACAACTACAAGATCTCCTTCTCTAAATTCATCTAAAAGATTCTTGGTAAATTTATTAGTTAAGCAGTCTTCTTCTAAAACACTATTTCTAACTATCATCAATCTTGATTCATGCCTAATTGCAGAAGGTTTACTAGCAATTAATGAAGGATCAAGTAAATAATCATAAGCTTCAAGCTTATAATCTCTTTCTTCATTATTAATTTGAGAAATCAATTAAATTTAGGAGACAAGAGTCTCTGGCTCATCTTCAATTAGGGAAGCTAAGTCTTTTAAGAATGAAGCCCCATCAGCTCCATAGATCACTCTATGATCAGCTGTTAGATTTACTTGCATTATTTTTTTTACAGATATTGAACCATCACTATTAGCTACAACAGTTGGTTTCGATGATGCTATCGCTAAGATCGCACCGGTCCCTGGAGGAAGAATTGCGTCAAATCTATCAACTCCAAACATTCCAAGGTTAGATAACGTAAATGTTCCCGTTGAGTATTCATCTGGTTCTAGTTGTTTTGATCTAGATCTTTTTACGAGATCTTTCCATTCCCTAGATAATTCAAATAAATCAGTATTGCATGGTTCTTTTAATACTGGAGTTATTAGTCCCCCATCTTCCATCGCAACAGCAACAGCAATATTTATATTTTCTGGATAAGAAATTCCATTTTCTGAAAAGCTTGAGTTAACTTGAGGATGTTTCTTTAGTGTCTTTGCAACTGCCTTTACAAGTAAAGCAGTCATAGTCACTCCATTCTGTTTTACCTTTTTGTAGAAATTATCTAATTTATCTGTATGGATGGAGTATCCTACCCTAAAACATGGCACATCTAAACTAGATTCCATATTCTTATTAACCGCTTTTTGAAGAGTATTAAATTGAACTGTTTCTCCAGGATTACCAAAACTATTTCCTGAAGTTTCTGGTTTATTTTCAACTCCCAAATTTGCACCAGGAATACTTGCAGGAGAATCACCTTGACCTATCCATGGTATAGAAACAGGTTGGCCATTAGCTTTTAAAATATCATCGGCTTGAATTCTTCCATGAGGTCCTGATCCATGAACCTTCGCTAAATCAACACCCATTTGAGAGGCAAGTTTTTTAGCTCTTGGAGATGCAATTATCCTCGAAGAAACATTACTTGTAGCGGCATTAATTTGATCGGTATTAAAAGATGGGGCTGCCTTTTCACTCATTAATACGACTTCTTTTTCTTGTTTTTCAACAATTTCACTTTGAGCCACAGGTTTTTCCTCAGTTTTATTGCTTACCAATTCAAGTTGATCCGAACTAGAAACTTCGGGTTGATTTCCTTTATTTTGTTCTTGAACAGAAGCTATCTCATCCTCATTTTCCACAATAAGACCAATAGTCTCTCCTACTGGTGCAGTGCTGCCAGCTGGCATTAAAACAGCCGCAAGATATCCATCTTGAAAAGATTCAACATCCATATCTGCCTTGTCAGATTCAACAACCAAGACAGATTCACCTCTTTCAACTTTATCTCCTGGATTTTTCAACCATTCCACAATCTTGCCCTCCGTCATAGTAGAACTCAAGGCAGGCATGAATATTTCGTGAGACATAAGAAAATTGTTATTACATAAGTTTCAAGGGATTCTTACCAAACTTCCTTAAGTTTTTATGATTAAGAATCCTTTAAACTCTTGTTTTAATTATACGAAATCATGTTCACAGTGGAAACTCTGAAAACTTAAGAAAGTAATAATTTAGATCGATTAGAATTTAAAACTTTTCGATGAAGATTTACTTATATTTATAAAAAATACTAAATCTTCTATTTAATTATTATCTATAGATTGAATAACTCCATCTTTTACAGTAATTGAGACTTGCATTTTTTCAATAAGATTGTCTCCCACAGTGACATCACAGAAACTATCCACTTGCCCTTGATCAACAATTTCGTCCATTTTTAATTCGCGAACTTGACTCTGTTGTTGAAGTAGATTTCTTTTTTGTTCTTCAATTTCATTTCGTTTTGCTGCAACTTGTTGTTGCACCTGACTAACTTGTTCTTGAACTCTTGGATCAAGAGGATTAACCGATTGGGATCTAATATTATTTACTATTTGCTGCCCCTCTTGCTCAAGTTGAGATAATTGCTGGTCAATGTTTGAAATTGCTTTACTTAATTCTTTTTCAGCATCTTCCTTCCAAGTTGGTGTAACTACAGCTTTAATAGCTATTGAGCGCTTTATAGATATTGAGTTTTTTGTTTCCATAAAAAATTAAATTACCTTTTCAATATAGATAGAACAAATCAAATTTTCTTACTAAATTTGTTTTCATACATATTTTCTATTTGTAATGAATACTTTTTTTCTATTTCTTTTCTTTTTTGTTTAAGAGTTTGTGTTAATAACCCATTTTCTAGAGTAAAGGCATCAACAAAATAACAATCTAATATTTGTTCTTCTGATCTTGCTCCTAATCGACTTTTAAGCAAATTATTAATTTGTGATTTAAAAAATGTACCAATATTATTATTCAGGTTTAACTTTGAAAGGTCTTCTTCCAAAAACTTGCTTTTTACCAATTCGACATTAGGAACTACAAGGGCTGTTAAACATTTTTTATCTTGTCCTACTAGTTGAATCTGATTAATAAATTCAGAACTAAGGATTTCCGTCTCTAGCGGATTTGGTTCTATATTTTCACCACTTGATAGCACTATTGTATCCTTGGCTCTTCCTGTTATAAAGAGAGAACCATTTGGTATTAGAAAACCTAAATCACCAGTATCAAACCAACCATCTTTGGATAAAACATCTTTTGTAGCTATTTCATTATTAAGATAACCTTTCATTACTTGCGGCCCCCTTACAAGAATTTTTCCGACTTCTCTGAACTTCAGAATCTTTTTTTTATCATCATTCACTATTTTGATTTCAGTAAATGTTAGAGGCTGACCAGATGATCCTCTAACATTTAATTCTCTTTTCCTACAAGTTAATACTGGACTAGTTTCTGTGAGTCCATATCCCACCAAAACATCTACACCTAAAGATTCAAAAAAAAGATCTACATGTTCTGGCAATGCACCTCCACCATTAATGGGAAATTTCAGTTTTTCTCCACATAGTTGTCTAAGAATATTTGGCCATAAAAAAATAGTAGACAATTTATGTAAAGGATATCGGCTAATAACGGAAACCAGTAAGGGGATTTTTGATTTAAAAGTTATTTGATTTATATCTATATTTCTTATCTTTCTAAGACTTCTTTTGAAAACCGAACTATTACTTATCAAAAACTTAATAAGTTTTTGCTTTTTAGAAGGCAT
This window contains:
- the rpsD gene encoding 30S ribosomal protein S4, coding for MSRYRGPRLRVTRRLGELPGLTRKASKKSNPPGQHGQARRKRSEYAIRLEEKQKLRFNYGVSEKQLVRYVKKARAQEGSTGTNLLRLLENRLDNVCFRLGFGGTIPGSRQLVNHGHVTVNGKVLDIAGYQCKSGDVIGIKENKASKKLVEGNIEFPGLANVPPHLDLDKPKLTGKINGKCDREWVALEINELLVVEYYSRKV
- a CDS encoding PLP-dependent transferase, producing MENKENNIKKPGFKTLSIHHGDTFAEETGCVMPPIFSTSTFKHGNKDNFDYTRSGNPNFRILESVLKSIEDSKYCTVFGSGISAVTAISSTLKSGDKILCESNLYGCTVRMFEKVFKKFGLEVLYTDFTNENNIKKISYFEPTLIWLESPTNPLLKVLDIKAICDEANKLQIPVVVDNTFSTALIQKPLDLGATLSLVSTTKFINGHSDALGGAVLTNNEVWNSKMLFSQKALGLQPSPFDSWLITRGLKTLPLRIEQQTQSAKLISEELENHKIISKIIYPFNQKHPQFNLAKSQMRSGGSMITIKLNLNKEDTFKFCKSLKYFSLAESLGGVESLICHPATMTHASLDDKTKNLLGIDDALVRLSIGCEETKDLISDISFALNKF
- a CDS encoding PLP-dependent transferase, producing the protein MRDLLKNPIWKNVELGYSIPDSIHAVSVALPTWNDVINYEEKNQECMNLLKSIYPRFGLNPIVKRLCEKVKKENYYNNKSIWPYPNESIAFKAKKFIDRNTSEQFSLIEKRDNLAFLITEKEGSIYAKSFWQHTGLGISSRAAAVELGLEDCPPKTYVNECSQRIKNRISKSTKINSNDIHLTSSGMSALHTSLEIIYKLFPAKPTLQIGFPYVDVLKLPMNIFHGAKLITEENCEDIEFEIKSIDPSALIIELPSNPMLKCVNIKKISKIAKKLNIPLIVDDTIGSNLNINSLKHADIVFTSLTKIFSGSGDILAGSLILNPHSKWIDQFRNALNEINLPTLSDGDIVYLEKVSRDVNQRVFEQNKACLELKKRLETHSEIKNIFHPENCPNFNSLLTSEGGYGCLLSFELNGGLNKAKKFYDSLQVSKGPSLGTKFTLVCPYVLLAHYDELDWAESFGIPSHLIRVSVGLEDLDQLWESFSKALNNL
- the cysK gene encoding cysteine synthase A; translation: MAKIYEDNSFAIGNTPLVKLKSVTKNAKATVLAKIEGRNPAYSVKCRIGANMIWDAEKSGKLTKDKTIVEPTSGNTGIALAFTASARGYKLILTMPESMSIERRRVMAVLGAEIVLTEASKGMPGAIAKAKEIAESNPSQYFMPGQFDNPANPEIHFKTTGPEIWDDCDGEIDVLVAGVGTGGTITGVSRYIKQEKGKNITSVAVEPSHSPVITQTMNGEEVKSGPHKIQGIGAGFIPKNLDLSIVDKVEQVTNDESIEMALRLAKEEGLLVGISCGAAAAAAVRLAEQDEYAGKTIVVVLPDLAERYLSSIMFTEVPSGIIQEPVKA
- the queA gene encoding tRNA preQ1(34) S-adenosylmethionine ribosyltransferase-isomerase QueA, with protein sequence MISQINNEERDYKLEAYDYLLDPSLIASKPSAIRHESRLMIVRNSVLEEDCLTNKFTKNLLDEFREGDLVVVNNTKVMKARLKVELENKTLVELLVLERSHECVWLCLAKPAKKLKINNKLKLKSPLAQDINLIVDGVDEETGGRFIKFPENITCLNSMNELLDKFGEIPLPPYIKNSEEESFHEKSYQTEYATNPGAVAAPTAGLHLSKSLISNLKKKGVIILPITLHVGYGTFKPIDQEDLSNLKLHKEWVSVNKEVVEEIKRIKKTDRKIIAIGTTSVRALESCYSHEINDLIPIAKYVDLVIKPGYKFKVVDGLLTNFHLPKSSLLLLVSAMIGRERLLDLYKKAIKEKFRFFSYGDAMYISPDSLLEKK
- a CDS encoding 2-oxo acid dehydrogenase subunit E2, which codes for MSHEIFMPALSSTMTEGKIVEWLKNPGDKVERGESVLVVESDKADMDVESFQDGYLAAVLMPAGSTAPVGETIGLIVENEDEIASVQEQNKGNQPEVSSSDQLELVSNKTEEKPVAQSEIVEKQEKEVVLMSEKAAPSFNTDQINAATSNVSSRIIASPRAKKLASQMGVDLAKVHGSGPHGRIQADDILKANGQPVSIPWIGQGDSPASIPGANLGVENKPETSGNSFGNPGETVQFNTLQKAVNKNMESSLDVPCFRVGYSIHTDKLDNFYKKVKQNGVTMTALLVKAVAKTLKKHPQVNSSFSENGISYPENINIAVAVAMEDGGLITPVLKEPCNTDLFELSREWKDLVKRSRSKQLEPDEYSTGTFTLSNLGMFGVDRFDAILPPGTGAILAIASSKPTVVANSDGSISVKKIMQVNLTADHRVIYGADGASFLKDLASLIEDEPETLVS
- a CDS encoding YlqD family protein, which gives rise to METKNSISIKRSIAIKAVVTPTWKEDAEKELSKAISNIDQQLSQLEQEGQQIVNNIRSQSVNPLDPRVQEQVSQVQQQVAAKRNEIEEQKRNLLQQQSQVRELKMDEIVDQGQVDSFCDVTVGDNLIEKMQVSITVKDGVIQSIDNN
- a CDS encoding AMP-binding protein, with the translated sequence MDDLAYWPPTKPLYKKNKFAKNRDFIKNLDHIDQIWEKLKFKCGDVLAVCDLRGKYKEKFSYSELADLITKVSCSFENYGLKKGDVVTVISENSPRWLAVDQGLMRLGAINAVRGINSPSVELDYIIEHSNSVGLIVQSKEIWLKLNNKEELKKRLKFIINLEDEEFESLISWSTFISSVEKENSQNNNLEKFNPEIDDVATILYTSGTTGKPKGVPLTHANFLHQIINLAYIADPEPGTSVLSVLPIWHSYERSAEYFFFSCGCSQYYTIPKFLKDDITQIKPVVMATVPRLWEAIHDGFFQALKKMPSKKQKLIKFLISNSSVFKRSLRKIRNIDINQITFKSKIPLLVSVISRYPLHKLSTIFLWPNILRQLCGEKLKFPINGGGALPEHVDLFFESLGVDVLVGYGLTETSPVLTCRKRELNVRGSSGQPLTFTEIKIVNDDKKKILKFREVGKILVRGPQVMKGYLNNEIATKDVLSKDGWFDTGDLGFLIPNGSLFITGRAKDTIVLSSGENIEPNPLETEILSSEFINQIQLVGQDKKCLTALVVPNVELVKSKFLEEDLSKLNLNNNIGTFFKSQINNLLKSRLGARSEEQILDCYFVDAFTLENGLLTQTLKQKRKEIEKKYSLQIENMYENKFSKKI